In one Actinomycetes bacterium genomic region, the following are encoded:
- a CDS encoding DUF6457 domain-containing protein: MEEFLEKVRALLGPDAPAIDAGEIEAVLELARVAAHSSERRAAPVTAYLVGLAVAGAAPEAREAFVDDLVVKLELQR; the protein is encoded by the coding sequence ATGGAGGAGTTCCTGGAGAAGGTCCGCGCCCTGCTGGGCCCGGACGCGCCGGCCATCGACGCCGGCGAGATCGAGGCCGTGCTCGAGCTGGCCCGGGTGGCCGCCCACTCCTCGGAGCGGCGGGCGGCGCCGGTGACCGCCTACCTGGTCGGCCTGGCGGTCGCCGGCGCCGCCCCGGAGGCGCGCGAGGCGTTCGTGGACGACCTGGTGGTCAAGCTCGAACTCCAGCGCTGA